The genome window TCAGACTAATCATCTCAGGATACTTGAGAGATAATTCATATATGCCAGGGATATTCGTAATGGAAACATTTTGGACTTCACCGGCTGAAAGTTGTATTATTTTATAGAATGTCACTTGCGGGACAGCAGAGAACATCGGGAGAACATTAATACCATCTTCCTCCTCCGGTGGCTGTGTCATTTCCTGGCCAGACATACCATATACACTAAGATGGGAAACATTAGCCCAGACATAACCTTCATAATACGTACCGTAAATTATGGCATCAGTAGTCTGTACTCCGGTTTCGTACACCCAGTCCATATCAGATGAAAGCTTCTCCCATTTGTTGACAGATGGATTGTACCAGATAAGTCCCAATGTGTTCTCATCGATATCTCCCACATCATTCGCATCCATATCTCCGGTACGATCAAGATCTGAAGCCGTGTAATACATTACGATAATAGCATGATCTATGATTTCAGACGTTTCATTCTGGACATTTTCACTCACATTTATCTCCAGGTATTTCCCGACAACTTTTTCATCTGCCGACAAACCATAGGATAATGGATATGGAACAGTCGTTGTATTGTATATCGTCATTTCAATTGTCGGTGTCACAGCATTTGCCATATCAACCCTGATAAATGAGTCTGTCTCCTTAATTGCTTCAACACTGAATGTGGTTCGCGGAGTCTGGAATTGTACAATGACCGCCCCGTCATGTACAATTTTTATGAAACTCTTTAATATGCTCAGTACTTTGAAGTGATCTAATGGATAAGGATGTGAGAGCATCACAACAGTCTGGGTCGAGTTCCAGATACCATAATCCGTAAATAATCTATTGGCATCCGAATCCCACATCATTGCAAGAATATCACTGGATTCTTTCAATATCGTATAGGTAATATTACCAGCAGTTCCATCTCCTGCATATGGTCTGCCTACCACTACAATATGTGACTTATTGGTAAGAGTATGATTATTCATGA of ANME-2 cluster archaeon contains these proteins:
- a CDS encoding PGF-pre-PGF domain-containing protein — protein: LTDGYEVSIGTNPLNNDSDGDGLLDKEELDIGTNASNNETDGDRLTDFKEIYQWGTDPTNEDTDDDGTNDYDDQDSYAPHVDSVVLVYDSDPDTYDFISKLAQYTNVTTVSPDEFMNNHTLTNKSHIVVVGRPYAGDGTAGNITYTILKESSDILAMMWDSDANRLFTDYGIWNSTQTVVMLSHPYPLDHFKVLSILKSFIKIVHDGAVIVQFQTPRTTFSVEAIKETDSFIRVDMANAVTPTIEMTIYNTTTVPYPLSYGLSADEKVVGKYLEINVSENVQNETSEIIDHAIIVMYYTASDLDRTGDMDANDVGDIDENTLGLIWYNPSVNKWEKLSSDMDWVYETGVQTTDAIIYGTYYEGYVWANVSHLSVYGMSGQEMTQPPEEEDGINVLPMFSAVPQVTFYKIIQLSAGEVQNVSITNIPGIYELSLKYPEMISLMLYLSEIKYLPSDVPEAPGDVYSYFEMLFTKTKTNIKVYPVTQIYFKVPKDFATDKERITLMHYENGWNRVETEVTGEDGESYYYMAEVTSFSIFAITLTTAEPGEASILEEPTISREGTQEPTSEAIPGKPPVRFELIILIFALLIALGFAYYLSTRKRL